A region from the Geobacter benzoatilyticus genome encodes:
- a CDS encoding conjugal transfer protein TraF, translating to MRLVIAALLLVSVSATAGAGYYSDSGTGWWWYQKEPEKKEEKEKSSKKAKAKKMPALSDYSYDEIWNMHPDDFEKFAEGLKRKAVQNPSEENVKDYYEVQEIARKKALAFTNVAQYVWQKYPDLTTAKDYPIATPGNLSRVNQIQEEKNRKLRDNREEFALIYFYKSDCGYCQQQQPIIDWFTNSTGWQVKRINIEESPGLAGRFGVEITPTMILIQKGNWNSFPVSSGLITAEEIEDKTYRAVRLLKGEITPEEFSLYDFQKGGGFDVRKRPSNLDRQ from the coding sequence GTGCGTCTTGTGATTGCGGCCCTGCTGCTTGTCTCCGTATCCGCCACAGCCGGAGCCGGTTACTACTCCGATTCAGGGACAGGCTGGTGGTGGTATCAAAAAGAGCCTGAGAAAAAGGAAGAAAAGGAGAAGTCCTCGAAAAAGGCAAAGGCGAAGAAGATGCCGGCGCTTTCGGACTATTCCTATGACGAGATCTGGAACATGCACCCGGACGACTTCGAGAAGTTCGCCGAAGGTCTGAAAAGAAAAGCGGTGCAGAACCCATCCGAGGAGAACGTCAAGGACTACTATGAGGTCCAGGAAATCGCCCGAAAGAAGGCCTTGGCATTCACGAACGTCGCCCAGTACGTCTGGCAGAAATACCCCGATCTGACTACCGCGAAAGATTACCCGATCGCCACTCCCGGCAATCTGAGCCGCGTCAACCAGATCCAGGAGGAAAAGAACCGGAAACTCCGTGACAACCGGGAGGAGTTCGCCCTCATCTATTTCTACAAGTCCGATTGCGGTTACTGCCAGCAGCAACAGCCTATCATCGACTGGTTCACCAACTCCACCGGCTGGCAGGTAAAAAGGATCAACATCGAGGAAAGTCCAGGCTTGGCCGGAAGGTTCGGCGTCGAGATAACACCGACGATGATCCTGATCCAGAAAGGCAACTGGAATTCCTTCCCGGTCTCAAGCGGACTGATAACTGCCGAGGAGATCGAGGACAAGACCTATCGGGCGGTGCGCCTGCTGAAAGGCGAGATTACCCCGGAGGAGTTCAGCCTGTATGACTTTCAGAAAGGAGGTGGCTTCGATGTCAGAAAGAGGCCGTCGAACCTCGACAGACAGTGA
- a CDS encoding DUF2326 domain-containing protein, producing the protein MFLKSLTISSHDEIIRQIVFHNGINLIVDETPDRGTQTGNNVGKTTVLMLVDFCLGGDAKQVYTDPEHKKEEYTLVKEFLFENEVLITLVLKEDLCREDSREIRIERNFLPRKRKIQRIDGKAKTDDEFEETLTDLLFPGHRGKPTLRQIISHNIRYKDQSVTYTLKTLDRFTSDAEYETLYLFLLGVDFDQGDVKQELLTQIGLEQTFKTRLEKNQTKSAYETALAILDGEIELLNRRKANFNLNENFEADLDRLNQVKYQINLISSEIGRLNIRRELITEAQRGLEKGTAHVDLRQLEQIYQQATDMIAGIQKTFADLCAFHNRMIAEKVRYIAKDLPRIESDIKAKTEHLSRLLQDEAELSIAVARSESFAELEKLIAELNEKFRRKGEYENIIQQLTEVEANLKSLNQRLDVIDEALFSDEFEMKIKEQKDKFNRHFAAISKELYGEQYALKVDPTEITSGKNKGKRLYKFSAFNTNFSSGKKQGEISCFDIAYTLFADEENIPCLHFLLNDKKELMHDNQLLKIAQLVNRKGIQFVASILKDKLPEELDKEEYFVVKLSQGDKLFRIEGN; encoded by the coding sequence ATGTTCCTGAAGTCCCTGACGATTTCGAGCCATGACGAGATAATCCGCCAGATCGTCTTCCACAACGGAATCAATCTTATTGTCGATGAAACACCGGACCGGGGGACGCAAACCGGCAACAATGTGGGAAAAACCACGGTGCTTATGCTGGTGGATTTTTGTCTTGGTGGAGATGCCAAGCAGGTCTATACCGATCCGGAGCACAAAAAGGAAGAGTACACACTGGTTAAGGAATTTCTGTTTGAAAATGAGGTGCTGATTACCCTCGTGCTCAAGGAAGATTTATGTCGTGAAGACTCGCGGGAGATCCGCATCGAGCGCAACTTCCTGCCGAGAAAGCGGAAGATTCAAAGGATTGACGGCAAGGCCAAAACCGACGACGAATTCGAGGAGACGTTGACCGACTTGCTCTTTCCCGGACATCGTGGCAAGCCGACCCTGCGGCAGATCATCTCCCACAATATCCGTTACAAAGATCAGAGTGTCACCTATACCCTTAAAACCCTTGATCGCTTTACCAGTGATGCCGAGTACGAAACACTGTATCTTTTTTTGCTCGGAGTCGATTTCGACCAAGGGGATGTCAAGCAAGAGCTGTTGACGCAGATCGGCTTGGAGCAGACTTTCAAGACCAGGCTGGAAAAGAATCAAACGAAATCGGCCTATGAAACAGCGCTCGCCATCTTGGACGGGGAGATTGAACTCCTGAACCGGCGCAAGGCGAATTTCAATCTGAACGAGAACTTCGAGGCTGACCTGGACCGGCTGAACCAAGTCAAGTATCAGATCAACCTGATAAGCTCGGAAATCGGCCGGTTGAATATCCGGCGCGAGTTGATAACGGAAGCACAGCGAGGCCTGGAAAAAGGTACGGCCCACGTCGATCTGCGGCAACTGGAGCAGATTTACCAGCAGGCCACCGACATGATAGCAGGGATTCAGAAAACCTTTGCCGATCTCTGCGCCTTTCACAACCGGATGATTGCTGAAAAGGTACGCTATATCGCCAAGGACCTGCCAAGGATTGAGAGCGACATCAAGGCCAAGACAGAGCATCTGAGCCGACTCTTGCAGGATGAGGCGGAACTGTCCATAGCGGTCGCTCGTAGTGAATCGTTTGCGGAGCTGGAAAAGCTGATTGCCGAGTTGAACGAGAAGTTCCGGAGAAAAGGAGAATACGAAAACATCATCCAGCAGCTGACTGAGGTGGAGGCGAATCTGAAGTCGTTGAACCAACGTTTAGATGTAATTGACGAGGCGCTTTTTTCCGATGAGTTTGAAATGAAGATCAAAGAACAAAAAGACAAGTTCAACCGTCATTTTGCCGCAATTTCAAAGGAACTGTACGGTGAGCAGTATGCGTTGAAGGTCGATCCGACTGAAATTACTTCCGGGAAGAATAAAGGGAAGCGGCTGTACAAGTTCAGCGCCTTTAACACTAATTTCAGTTCGGGAAAAAAGCAGGGTGAGATTTCCTGTTTCGATATCGCCTACACCCTGTTTGCCGATGAGGAGAATATTCCCTGTCTGCACTTTCTGTTGAATGACAAGAAGGAGTTGATGCATGATAATCAGCTCCTGAAGATCGCCCAGTTGGTCAACCGGAAAGGGATTCAATTTGTAGCGTCGATTCTCAAGGATAAGCTGCCGGAGGAGTTGGATAAGGAAGAGTATTTTGTGGTGAAGTTGTCGCAGGGGGATAAGCTGTTTCGAATTGAGGGCAATTGA
- a CDS encoding phosphoribosylanthranilate isomerase, protein MLSEPFIQVAGVIDRKEAEMLVECGVNYIGFPLRLNVHKEDISEDCASKIISSLPRHVKAILITYLDDPAEIIKFAESLGVDHIQLHGNIESFKVKIIKELRPNFVIIKSIVIGEQDIDLKNYVNDYCKYVDAFITDTYDPKSGASGATGKTHDWEISKAIVNISPVPVILAGGINDKNVQEAINYVGPSGVDSHTGVENSEGRKDRDLVKMFVNNAIKSYERRCIKASNSTTISDIEHLYLDAYKGINRLETLKYLTVDLSETIYIEVTALIRLLWIICSRNNMGLDTKLILPKLKKVRDFLRLWKFPQALYDCTGRHFTYFCCEEDKKYFGENNSDSDYYYKSLSKEINHLINNRFFSINTYNVSDSHNANMSVLHKESERWKGDLISRFLGEKLKEKNSSDYVPARIVYEAMTNALRHPCASYIAAASHCDDRYKGGSFLTINFLDDGLAMNETLKAAIVANKEIRDSISADTHFRIKLKIKSNDDITYRYIDTDVDINTLDTEYLLFIACLFPGVSRDLSRSCYYMPDEQMGTTPGMGLVALLNCACEVFGGSVSFRMGHLFANVTKHNGDDARYLISITDYGKLVPKLNGNMVTVRLPLEG, encoded by the coding sequence ATGCTATCAGAGCCATTTATTCAAGTTGCAGGTGTGATAGATAGAAAAGAAGCAGAAATGCTTGTTGAATGTGGTGTTAATTATATCGGCTTTCCTCTTCGTTTAAATGTCCACAAAGAAGATATATCAGAAGATTGTGCATCAAAAATTATAAGTTCTTTGCCAAGACACGTCAAAGCGATATTAATTACATATTTAGATGACCCAGCTGAAATAATCAAATTTGCAGAATCACTCGGTGTAGATCATATTCAACTACATGGAAACATTGAGTCGTTTAAGGTTAAAATTATAAAAGAGCTTAGACCGAATTTCGTAATAATTAAAAGTATTGTAATCGGTGAGCAAGATATAGATTTAAAAAACTATGTGAATGATTATTGCAAATATGTAGATGCGTTTATCACAGATACATATGATCCTAAGTCTGGTGCTAGTGGTGCTACTGGTAAAACTCATGATTGGGAAATAAGTAAAGCAATCGTTAATATCTCACCAGTTCCCGTAATCCTAGCAGGTGGTATCAATGATAAAAATGTTCAAGAAGCAATTAATTATGTAGGTCCTAGTGGAGTTGATTCGCATACTGGGGTTGAAAATAGTGAAGGGCGCAAGGATCGTGACCTTGTTAAGATGTTTGTTAATAATGCAATAAAGAGTTATGAACGACGATGTATAAAAGCTTCAAATTCTACTACAATTAGTGATATCGAACATCTATATTTAGATGCTTATAAAGGTATTAATCGGTTAGAGACATTAAAGTATTTGACTGTAGATTTATCTGAAACAATTTATATTGAAGTTACAGCATTGATTAGATTGTTATGGATAATATGTTCTAGAAATAATATGGGCCTTGATACTAAATTAATCCTGCCAAAATTAAAAAAAGTCAGGGATTTTTTAAGGTTATGGAAATTTCCGCAAGCATTATATGATTGTACTGGACGTCATTTTACGTACTTTTGCTGTGAAGAAGACAAGAAGTATTTTGGAGAAAACAACTCAGATAGCGACTATTATTATAAAAGCCTTTCAAAAGAAATTAATCACTTGATAAATAATAGATTTTTTTCAATAAACACTTATAACGTGTCGGATAGTCATAATGCAAATATGTCGGTATTGCATAAAGAGTCAGAAAGATGGAAAGGTGATTTGATCAGCAGATTTCTTGGCGAAAAATTAAAAGAAAAAAATTCTTCCGATTATGTCCCTGCTCGTATTGTTTACGAGGCTATGACAAATGCATTGCGTCACCCTTGCGCAAGTTATATAGCAGCAGCATCGCATTGCGATGATAGGTATAAAGGAGGTAGCTTCTTAACTATTAACTTTTTAGATGATGGGCTTGCTATGAATGAAACATTAAAGGCCGCAATCGTTGCGAATAAGGAGATAAGAGATTCTATTTCAGCTGATACCCATTTTAGAATTAAGCTAAAGATTAAGAGTAATGATGACATAACTTATCGATACATCGATACAGATGTCGACATTAATACCCTAGATACGGAATATCTTTTATTTATTGCATGTCTATTCCCAGGAGTAAGTAGAGACTTATCGAGAAGCTGTTATTATATGCCAGATGAGCAAATGGGAACAACACCAGGAATGGGGCTAGTGGCGCTACTCAATTGTGCCTGTGAAGTTTTTGGCGGGAGCGTTTCTTTTAGAATGGGACATTTATTTGCAAATGTAACAAAACATAACGGAGATGATGCCCGATATTTGATTTCGATTACAGACTACGGCAAACTAGTACCAAAATTGAATGGAAATATGGTTACTGTTCGCTTGCCGCTGGAGGGGTGA
- a CDS encoding ABC-three component system middle component 6: MLLPDNIHPEQSIYYNGAFVLQALRERRSMDLLDLYACTQELRRMTMPVFVLCLDWLYLLNLVSLNEQGGVELCS; this comes from the coding sequence ATGCTGCTTCCTGACAACATCCACCCGGAACAGAGCATCTACTACAACGGCGCCTTTGTGTTGCAGGCGCTCCGCGAGCGGCGCTCCATGGACCTGCTGGACCTGTATGCGTGTACCCAGGAGCTTCGGCGGATGACCATGCCGGTCTTTGTATTGTGTCTTGACTGGCTCTATTTGTTGAATCTGGTCAGCTTGAACGAACAGGGGGGCGTTGAATTATGTTCCTGA
- a CDS encoding ABC-three component system protein, whose product MNRLNHVDYIIHKLSALATEIEQRGKLNLLDLHRHSEDFYAHFFNELFGWRLQNLNTIKPNAEAIDLIDHTSKIVIQVSATATKAKVESALTKDLSEYNGYAFKFISISKDAGDLRDKSLANPHRLTFDPKTDIHDLTSILRYISGLGADNQRRIVAFLKKELGVEVDPVKLESNLSAMITILAKEDWSSDDAAFETIPFDIDNKIEFNDLNHARDIIEEYSLHYPRIARIYADYDREGNNKSLSVLNAIKRFYVAHKARLSNDALFDKVTECVSERVQESANFVPIPEEELDLCINILVVDAFTRCKIFKNPVGYAHAAS is encoded by the coding sequence ATGAACAGACTCAACCACGTCGATTACATCATCCATAAACTCTCCGCCCTTGCCACGGAAATCGAGCAGCGCGGCAAGCTGAACCTGCTTGATCTCCATCGTCATTCCGAAGATTTCTACGCCCATTTCTTCAATGAACTGTTCGGTTGGCGCTTGCAGAACCTGAACACCATCAAGCCGAATGCCGAAGCAATCGACCTCATCGATCATACAAGCAAAATCGTTATTCAAGTCTCCGCCACGGCCACTAAAGCGAAGGTGGAATCAGCGCTTACCAAGGATCTTTCAGAGTATAACGGCTATGCCTTTAAGTTCATATCCATCTCGAAAGATGCCGGCGATTTGCGTGACAAGAGTCTTGCCAATCCCCATCGCCTGACCTTCGATCCCAAGACCGACATCCATGATCTTACCTCGATTTTGCGATACATCAGCGGACTCGGCGCCGATAACCAAAGACGGATTGTCGCATTCCTCAAGAAGGAGTTGGGGGTAGAGGTTGATCCGGTCAAGTTGGAATCCAATCTTTCCGCCATGATTACGATTTTGGCAAAAGAAGATTGGAGCAGTGACGATGCCGCGTTTGAAACTATACCGTTCGATATCGACAATAAGATCGAGTTCAATGATCTTAACCATGCCCGCGACATCATCGAAGAGTACTCCCTCCACTATCCACGCATAGCCAGAATTTATGCGGATTACGACCGGGAGGGGAACAACAAGAGCCTGTCGGTGCTGAACGCCATCAAGCGGTTTTATGTTGCCCATAAAGCTCGGTTGAGTAACGATGCCCTGTTCGACAAGGTTACCGAATGCGTGTCAGAGCGAGTGCAGGAGAGCGCCAATTTTGTTCCAATTCCCGAGGAAGAACTTGACCTTTGTATAAACATCCTGGTTGTGGATGCGTTTACCCGCTGTAAGATATTCAAAAATCCGGTAGGATACGCCCATGCTGCTTCCTGA
- a CDS encoding single-stranded DNA-binding protein codes for MASLNKVLLIGNLGKDPEVRYTASGTAVASFSLATSEKFKNKEGEWEERTEWHNVTLWGRLAEIAGEYLAKGKTVFIEGRLQTRKWQDKDGKDRYTTEIVGEKMQMLSRKDGSNHEDPGQTHEGPGFPEGDDPF; via the coding sequence ATGGCAAGTCTGAACAAGGTCCTTTTGATAGGGAACCTGGGCAAAGACCCGGAGGTCCGTTACACGGCATCCGGCACGGCAGTCGCAAGTTTCTCTCTTGCGACATCGGAGAAGTTCAAAAACAAAGAAGGAGAATGGGAGGAGCGCACCGAGTGGCACAATGTCACCCTCTGGGGACGTCTGGCGGAAATTGCCGGCGAATACCTGGCCAAGGGAAAAACAGTGTTCATCGAAGGTCGGCTCCAGACCAGGAAATGGCAAGACAAGGACGGCAAGGATCGCTACACCACGGAAATCGTCGGTGAGAAGATGCAGATGCTGTCGCGCAAAGATGGGTCAAATCACGAGGACCCCGGACAGACGCACGAAGGCCCGGGCTTTCCTGAAGGAGATGACCCCTTCTGA
- a CDS encoding conjugal transfer protein TraH: MKQQTAKKAIAATLALSIATMPALSWSGWVDDWMTQKTSTSPSYYEGAKRGYYTGGSFSARWPNGTDYPVTVTMPSIKSGCGGIDAFLGGFSFMNVDYLVQKLQRILSAAPAAAFDIAMKTLAPQVSDTIKSLEAIADRLNNIQLNDCKAAKALVAVASEPFSPIMSQSVKNEMSNSMNDFMVSSGVNDLYQTSKTNLTAVMNSAMGNAPPVGNAVAQASQGGTAGCPSDITDIFGGGSVLDNLATKKGMNANYVKLIRGFIGDVVVQSPTTTNSTYVASYVPPCDKNTDFDTFIDGSAQGKDSAGVCSTITDANANLMQYVSTRMQTISTKMKAKQTLDAANDVPFLNATPLSISLVLKTAIATNTEGEVIGKLSAVTARAFAYYMLLDLLQEATQLQNLSAQIQSQNKDNKAGASPSSCQLALLFDGMKNVDQLTNRTRVLLTTAQQGYANVVNEMNAIEMLVLTMKRFDDTVFSELAGRFGTGVARRATGRS; the protein is encoded by the coding sequence GTGAAACAACAAACAGCAAAGAAAGCCATTGCAGCGACCCTCGCCCTTTCGATAGCCACAATGCCCGCACTGTCATGGAGCGGCTGGGTCGATGACTGGATGACCCAGAAAACCTCGACCTCCCCCAGCTACTACGAGGGGGCAAAGCGCGGCTACTATACCGGCGGCAGCTTCTCCGCCCGCTGGCCCAATGGCACCGACTACCCGGTCACCGTCACCATGCCCTCGATCAAGAGCGGCTGCGGCGGTATCGACGCCTTTCTGGGGGGCTTCAGCTTCATGAATGTCGATTACCTCGTCCAGAAGCTGCAGCGGATTCTGTCGGCAGCGCCGGCAGCAGCCTTCGACATTGCCATGAAGACCCTGGCGCCACAGGTATCGGACACCATCAAGTCCCTGGAGGCGATCGCGGACCGCCTGAACAATATCCAGTTGAACGACTGCAAGGCGGCAAAAGCACTCGTTGCCGTCGCATCCGAACCCTTCTCGCCGATCATGAGCCAAAGCGTCAAAAATGAGATGAGCAATTCCATGAACGACTTCATGGTATCGAGCGGCGTCAATGATCTCTACCAGACCTCGAAAACAAACCTTACGGCGGTGATGAATTCCGCCATGGGGAACGCGCCGCCGGTCGGCAACGCCGTCGCCCAGGCGTCCCAGGGGGGTACGGCCGGTTGTCCTAGCGACATCACTGATATCTTCGGGGGCGGCTCGGTGCTCGACAACCTGGCCACCAAGAAAGGGATGAACGCCAACTACGTGAAGCTCATCCGGGGATTCATCGGCGACGTGGTGGTCCAGTCTCCCACCACGACGAACAGCACCTATGTCGCCAGCTATGTCCCTCCCTGCGACAAGAATACCGATTTCGATACCTTCATCGACGGCTCGGCCCAGGGAAAAGATTCTGCCGGAGTATGCAGCACCATAACGGACGCCAACGCGAATCTCATGCAGTACGTCTCAACCCGGATGCAGACGATTTCGACGAAGATGAAAGCAAAACAGACCCTCGACGCGGCCAACGACGTGCCGTTTCTTAACGCAACTCCCCTCTCCATCAGCCTCGTGCTGAAAACCGCCATCGCCACCAACACCGAAGGAGAGGTAATCGGCAAGCTTTCCGCAGTGACCGCCAGGGCATTCGCCTACTACATGCTGCTCGATCTCCTCCAGGAGGCGACCCAGCTGCAGAACCTTTCCGCCCAGATCCAGTCCCAGAACAAGGACAACAAGGCGGGAGCCAGCCCCAGCAGCTGTCAGCTCGCATTGCTTTTCGACGGAATGAAAAATGTCGATCAGTTGACCAATAGAACCCGAGTCCTTTTGACCACGGCGCAACAGGGATACGCCAACGTCGTCAACGAAATGAATGCAATCGAAATGCTGGTCCTTACGATGAAGAGATTCGATGACACGGTCTTCTCGGAACTGGCAGGCCGGTTTGGAACAGGGGTGGCCCGCAGGGCTACCGGAAGAAGTTAA